One window of the Lemur catta isolate mLemCat1 chromosome 6, mLemCat1.pri, whole genome shotgun sequence genome contains the following:
- the NTF3 gene encoding neurotrophin-3, which yields MVTSATILQVNKVMSILFYVIFLTYLRGIQGNNMDQRSLPKDSLNSLIIKLIQADILKNKLSKQVVDVKGSYQNTLPKAEAPREPARGERARPEFQPVVAVDTALLRQQRRYSSPRVLLSDSTPLEPPPLYLMEDYVGNPVGANRTSRRKRYAEHKSHRGEYSVCDSESLWVTDKSSAIDIRGHQVTVLGEIKTGNSPVKQYFYETRCKEARPVKNGCRGIDDKHWNSQCKTSQTYVRALTSENNKLVGWRWIRIDTSCVCALSRKIGRT from the coding sequence ATCTTACAGGTGAACAAGGTGATGTCCATCTTGTTTTATGTGATATTCCTCACTTATCTCCGTGGCATCCAAGGTAACAACATGGATCAAAGGAGTTTGCCAAAAGACTCTCTCAATTCCCTGATTATCAAGCTGATCCAGGCggatattttgaaaaacaagctCTCCAAGCAGGTGGTGGACGTTAAGGGAAGCTACCAGAACACCCTGCCGAAAGCAGAGGCGCCCCGAGAGCCGGCGCGGGGTGAGCGCGCCAGGCCGGAATTCCAGCCAGTGGTCGCAGTGGACACGGCACTGCTGCGACAGCAGAGACGCTACAGCTCGCCCCGGGTCCTGCTGAGTGACAGCACGCCTCTGGAGCCCCCTCCCTTGTACCTCATGGAGGATTACGTGGGCAACCCCGTGGGCGCCAACAGAACGTCACGGCGGAAACGGTACGCAGAGCATAAGAGTCACCGAGGGGAGTACTCGGTGTGTGACAGTGAGAGTCTGTGGGTGACAGACAAGTCGTCGGCCATCGACATTCGGGGACACCAGGTCACGGTGCTCGGGGAGATCAAAACCGGCAACTCTCCCGtcaaacaatatttttatgaaacGAGATGTAAAGAAGCCAGGCCAGTCAAAAACGGTTGCAGGGGCATCGACGACAAACACTGGAACTCTCAGTGCAAAACGTCCCAAACCTACGTCCGAGCACTGACCTCAGAGAACAACAAACTGGTGGGCTGGCGGTGGATACGGATAGACACCTCCTGCGTGTGTGCCTTGTCGAGGAAAATCGGAAGAACATGA